From a region of the Mytilus galloprovincialis chromosome 3, xbMytGall1.hap1.1, whole genome shotgun sequence genome:
- the LOC143068453 gene encoding uncharacterized protein LOC143068453, with amino-acid sequence MRPYQRGRGRARSKFGGNSFRGRGRAKTRESQRDRPGWNTDDIHVGFKDTQEIFDKSHFRNSQRSKPYETSDETSSYCHRNFEKNTGSLEQCYDRDDYSFVGRERHASDTFEYLDRDRYSRDNAEFADKEYDRFYERDNINERRDRDINFAEGNRGSYSQDNDTYENRSYNKDLRDPYDARSYDMGDNFEFQHRNDYDRRDLHDYHNRETLDNERQFYNEARVHDARDRRRNFKRAGYENLHFSNPKQERYKERNWNKKSEDKNERTDTYKPLEESVVSSQSNQSSYDWPTNESGIKMAIEFLKNKPTDVDSESKEEESVKDPDFAEELKNLPVIKPELLGKEAVEDLISDLLNLLLKNGGEYTVAGLEKEFVSTVKHRFKDDKVLKPFLQKYPKVFEFDMEIANNEEGGLSTEGTELVRAKSDVKLCQAHSNHPKSCQGDCDALHICKFYVLSSCDMMKCKFGHNLSDDHNIEVQQKFYLHRVELPNLCLLLQHDANRCRVTVPIICHFYNSLKGCRTKEKVGNQQQQQKCPFLHICRSFVEGRCNIWSSCRRNHSLLQGNVYEILCKYGLDPRVLVDGLTRVLALLKWSLNDFKDELVKTGRKCSSNQLGMDDEKPDHTKERLKRKVQVGGDDVISVKIQKVMDTSLSSISSETNSQETSIDEKRNVCMAAKDLIEDTALKLEKDGATPAGKQSYPKKNSKSSAVLNNEITTNKVQRKNEATTNQVSLKGETTTNQVPDNDDNATNQIPCWSIADNNKWTEISQNTIQDLETRYQNFLAAKTATVLVDGKYFTVDFNKLSGCYSGSAAIVKLKRAMLEEPNKP; translated from the exons ATGAGACCCTACCAGAGAGGCAGAGGGCGTGCTCGTAGTAAGTTTGGCGGCAACAGTTTCAGAGGACGTGGCAGGGCAAAGACTAGAGAATCTCAGAGAGATAGGCCAGGATGGAATACTGATGATATACATGTAGGGTTTAAGGATACAcaagaaatatttgataaaagtcATTTTAGAAATTCCCAACGATCAAAACCATATGAAACGTCAGATGAAACAAGTAGCTATTGTCACAGGAATTTTGAGAAAAATACAGGAAGTCTGGAGCAATGTTATGATAGAGATGATTATAGTTTTGTAGGTAGGGAAAGGCATGCTAGTGATACATTTGAATATTTAGATAGGGATCGTTACAGTAGAGATAATGCTGAATTTGCTGACAAAGAATATGATCGGTTTTATGAGAGAGACAATATAAATGAACGTAGAGACAGAGACATTAACTTTGCTGAAGGTAATAGAGGCAGTTATAGCCAAGACAATGATACTTATGAAAATAGAAGTTATAATAAAGATTTAAGAGACCCATATGATGCCAGGAGTTATGATATGGGAGATAACTTTGAATTTCAGCATCGCAATGATTATGATCGAAGGGATTTACATGATTATCATAACCGAGAAACACTTGACAATGAACGTCAGTTTTATAATGAGGCAAGAGTTCATGATGCTAGAGATAGAAGAAGGAATTTTAAAAGAGCAGGATATGAGAACCTCCATTTCAGTAATCCAAAACAAGAAAGATACAAAGAGAGAAACTGGAATAAAAAATCTGAAGATAAAAATGAGAGAACTGATACTTATAAACCTTTAGAAGAAAGTGTTGTAAGCTCTCAATCAAACCAAAGTAGTTATGATTGGCCAACAAATGAATCTGGTATCAAAATGGCTATAGAATTCTTGAAAAATAAACCTACAGATGTTGACTCTGAAAGTAAAGAAGAAGAGTCAGTTAAAGATCCAGATTTTGCGGAAGAACTGAAAAATTTGCCTGTAATTAAACCAGAGTTGTTAGGAAAAGAGGCAGTTGAAGATTTAATATCCGATTTACTGAATTTACTGCTAAAAAACGGTGGAGAATATACAGTAGCAGGTTTAGAAAAAGAATTTGTAAGTACTGTCAAGCATCGATTTAAAGATGATAAAGTTTTGAAACCttttttacagaaatacccaaaaGTGTTTGAATTTGATATGGAAATTGCAAATAATGAAGAGGGTGGATTGAGCACTGAGGGAACTGAATTAGTTCGTGCAAAATCAGATGTGAAACTGTGCCAGGCTCATTCAAATCATCCAAAATCTTGCCAGGGTGACTGTGATGCACTTCATATTTGTAAATTCTATGTTCTGAGTTCTTGTGACATGATGAAATGTAAATTTGGCCACAACTTGAGTGATGATCACAATATAGAGGTACAACAAAAGTTTTACCTTCATAGAGTAGAATTACCAAACTTGTGTCTTTTACTCCAACATGATGCAAACAGATGCAGGGTGACTGTCCCTATCATATGTCATTTCTACAACAGTTTAAAAGGGTGTAGGACTAAAGAGAAAGTAGGAAATCAACAACAGCAGCAAAAATGTCCATTCCTTCATATTTGTCGCAGTTTTGTTGAAGGTCGCTGTAATATATGGTCCTCATGTCGTCGAAATCATAGTTTACTACAGGGAAATGTGTATGAAATCCTTTGCAAATATGGTTTAGATCCAAGAGTTTTAGTTGATGGATTGACCAGAGTTTTAGCATTATTGAAATGgtcattaaatgattttaaagatgAACTTGTAAAGACTGGAAGAAAGTGCTCGTCAAATCAATTGGGGATGGATGATGAAAAACCTGACCATACGAAAGAAAGGCTGAAAAGAAAGGTACAAGTTGGTGGTGATGATGTTATTTCAGTCAAAATTCAGAAAGTAATGGATACAAGCCTGAGTTCAATATCAAGTGAGACCAACTCACAGGAAACAAGTATAGATGAGAAGAGAAATGTGTGTATGGCAGCAAAAGATTTGATAGAGGATACagcattgaaattagaaaaggATGGTGCTACTCCTGCAGGAAAACAATCTTATcctaagaaaaattcaaaatcttCTGCAGTTTTAAATAATGAGATAACAACCAATAAGGTACAAAGAAAGAATGAGGCCACGACCAATCAGGTATCATTAAAGGGTGAGACTACAACCAATCAGGTACCAGATAATGATGATAATGCAACTAATCAGATTCCATGCTGGTCTATTGCTGACAACAATAAATGGACAGAAATTTCACAGAATACCATCCAAGATTTGGAAACTAGATATCAAAACTTTCTGGCAGCAAAAACAGCAACAGTGCTAGTTGATGGAAAATA CTTTACAGTTGATTTTAACAAACTATCAGGCTGCTATTCTGGAAGTGCAGCTATTGTCAAACTAAAAAGAGCAATGTTAGAAGAGCCCAATAAACCATAG